Part of the Geoalkalibacter ferrihydriticus DSM 17813 genome is shown below.
CGGCCGGATCACGGCGAGGCAGCAGGTGGCGCCCGATGAGAGTCATAAAGGCGATGCCGGCAAGCAAGATTGCGCCGCCCACCGGGGTGAAGTCGAACATGCCGAAGCCGGGGCGACCGTGCTCCTCCATGGCGACGCTGATGAGAATGTTGGGCGGGGTGCCGATCTGGGTCATTAGGCCCCCGAGCAAGGCGCCGTAGGCCAAGGGCATGAGCAGGCGCGAAGGGGCATTGCCGCTTTTGCGTGCAATGTCCATGACCACCGGCAGCATCAGAGCCGCGACGGCGACATTGTTCATGATCGCCGAGAGAAGGGCGGCGGTGGTCATAATCACCGCGACCAGGGCGGCTTCGCCATGTCCGGCGACGCGCAGCATCTGAGCGCCGAGCAGGTCGCCGACGCCGGTGCGGGTGAGGCCGCCGCTCAGGATAAAGATGGCTCCCAGGGTGACGACCGCCGGGCTGCTGAACCCGGCGATGGCCTCGGTTGGAGTGATCAGGCCGACCACCGGAAGGGTGCCCAATACCAGCAGGGCGACCACTTCCGCGGGGACGCGCCCGCTGATGAGCAACACCAGGGTGACGGCCAGAATCGCTAGGGCGAGCACCATGGCGGTGGTCATGAGGGCTTCTCGCCGGGTGCTTCGTCCACGATCAGGGTGAGCCCTTCCATGGCGCTGACCAGCACGCGCCGACCGCTGGGCAGGCAGTCTCCCTGGTCCTTAAGGCGCGCTTGCCACAGTTCGTCGTGAACCCGGACCATGCCTTGGGGCGTTAAAGCGCGCACCACCTCGCCCTCACATCCGATCAGGGTGTTGCCGTGTGGCTGTGGATCGGGATCATAGGAGCGCCATACCAGGGGAAACAGTAGAACATCCTTAAGCAGCCAGCCGCCGATGATCAGCCACGGCAGCACCGCCGGCAGATCCCACCAGTGGCCGACCAGCAGCATTCCCGCCGTCAACAGAGCCAGCGCCGGGATCTGCAGGACCGCGTAGCGCATGAGGATCCGCAGCGTCCAGGTGCGGCGCGGCGCGGCGCGCAGTGGAGGTTTTGCCTGTTTCATCAGGTTGCCGGTTCAATGCTGCTCACGGGGTTGAAGAACTGCGCTATTTCCGCCGCCACTTCGGTCCGCGGTGCGGTCAGCAGTCGCGCTTCCGGCAGCGAGCGCAGAAAGATGCGACCATAACCTTTTTTTACCACGCGACTGTCGAGAATCAACACCACCCCGCGATCCTCGCGATGGCGGATGAGGCGGCCGAAGCCCTGCTTGAAGCGGATCACTGCCTGGGGCACGGTGTAGGTCATGAAGGGATCGCCACCGCGCGCGGCGATGGCCTCGGCGCGCGCTTCGAGAACCGGTTCGGTGGGCACGCGAAAAGGCAGACGGGTGATGATCACCTGTTCCAGGGCGCGCCCGGGCACATCGACCCCCTCCCAGAAGGAATCGGTCGCAAAAAGCACGCTGGTGGGGTCGGCGGCGAATTGCTTGAGCAGCTTGTGACGATTGACCTCGCCCTGGCGCAGGCATTGGTAGCCGCGCGCCCCGAGTATCGGCGCAAGTTCGCCATGCACCCGACGCAGCAGGCTGTAGGCGGTGAACAGCACGAAGGTGCGGCCGTCGGCGGCGAGCACGCAGCGTTCCACCATGTCGCGCACCTCCTCGGCAAATCCGGGGCGTCCGGGCTCGGGCAGATCCGTGGGCACCGCCACCAGGGTCTGTCGAGAATAATCAAAGGGGGAGGGCAGCAGCAGTTCGCGGCGGCGCTGCTCAGCCACCGCATCAAGGCCGGTGCGGGTGCGGAAGTAAGCAAAGGAATCGCCAACCGCCAGGGTCGCACTGGTCATGACCAGCGTACGAAAGCGCTCATAAACGGCTTCCTTGAGGCTTTCGGCGACCTCCAGGGGGGAGCGGCAGAGGCGGGTGACGATGGCTTCGCCGAAGCCGATGCGCCGCCGGGTCACTTCAAACCAGGCGCAGCTCTGTGGGTCTTCGTCGGTAAACAGGGCGAGGTCGGCGGCGACGGCTTCCAGCCGCGCGGTGCAGCCGCGCAGGTCGACCAGGGGGGCGAGCAGCTTATCGGCCACCTCTTCGGAAAGTGCGCCGCAGGCCTTGAGCAGGGCGCGGAGTTGCCCGGCCAGGGCGGCGCTGTTGCGCGCCAGGGTGCGAATGTCGCGCGCCAGATCCGCCCAGAGCGCACCTTGGGTAAAGGTTTCGATGAGGCGCACCTTGAACTCTTCGCCGCTGCGGATTTCTCGGCCGGCATCCGCGGCCAGGGCGCGGCCCGCTTCATCCAGGGTCGCGATTGCCTCGTCGAGCAGCGCCTGGCGCCCGGCCAGTAGATTCTCGACGCGGCCATACAGATCGCGGTAGAGTACATCTTCCGTGTCGGGCAGCTCACGGGCGAGCATTGCGACAAAGCGCGACAGCAATCCCTTGTCGGGTTTGCGCGGATGCTGCAGGCGCCCGAGCAGGCGCGAAAAGGTGAAGCGAGTAATCTGTGAGGAAAAATGCTGGGTGGCGACATCCTCCAGATGATGGGCTTCATCGAGGATGATGCGTTCAAAAGGGGGCAACACCGCAGCGGCGCTGTAATTGTCGGTCTGGCGGCGCAGGGCCAGATCGGAGAGCAGCAGGGCGTGGTTGACCACCAGCAGGTCAGCCGCCGCAGCCGCGCGGCGCGCGCGGTGAAAAAAGCAGCGGCCGTAATGGGGACAGCGCACCCGGGCGCACTGGTCAAGCTCGCAGCGCACTTCATCCCAGACGGTGTCACGAGGAATGAAGGACAACTCTTCGCGCGAGCCGTCGCGCGTGGTCTGCGCCCAGGTCAGAATGGCCTGTAATTCGCCGCCTTCCGCATCGTCGAAAAGACCCGGCTCGGCCACGGCGCCTTCGGTGCGGCGCAGGCACAGATAGTTGCCGCGCCCTTTGACCAGCACCGCGCGAATCTCCAGGCCGGTGGCTCGTTGCAGAAAAGGGATGTCCTTGCGGATCAGCTGTTCCTGCAGATTGATGGTGTTGGTCGAAATGACCACCCGTTCCTCGTTGGCTAGCGCCCAGAGGATCGCCGGTACCAGATAGGCCAGGCTTTTGCCCGTTCCGGTGCCCGCTTCGATGAGGGCGATCTGGTCCTGGTTGAAGGCTTCGCCCACGGCAAAGGCCATGCGCAACTGTTCGGGCCGTTCCTCCCAGCCCGCCAGGGTGCGCGCCACCACGCCGTCGGTGCCGAGGATCGCGGCAATGCGTGCCGGATCGAGATGTTGGCGGCGCGGCGCGGCGAAGGCCTCCACCACCCGATAGAGATCGGTCACCGGGTTGTCGACGATATAGAAACCCACGCCAAGTCCGCCGAGATGCGAGGCGATGTCGATGTCGGCCGCCGAGGGTTGCAGTCTGCCGGAGGGATGATTGTGGATGACCACGTCGCCGAAGCTGCAGGCGGCGAGAATGGCAGGAACGGCCTGCGCGTTGCCGCGCGCCAGCACTTCGACATGCACCACGCGTCGCGCCTCGTCGGTGTGCCCGAGGAAAAACACCTCGTTGCCGTGCGCCTCGGCGATGGCCCGGCGCATGAGAGCCTGGGCGCCTGACGTAAAAAATTGTTCCATAAAGGTTCGAAGTCTCCGCGAGAAAGCCGTATTATAGGGGAGGGTCGGGCAAAAAGGAAGGACGGCCGAGAGCTTCGTGCCCGGAGGTTCGGTTAATTCGGTCGGTTCGGGTATAATAGATGGATAAATTGCCATGAAAAAAGGAGGATATTATGCCGCGTCCCACTCAACTGCCGGCCTGGAAGGCACTGAGCGCCCACTACGATGAGGTGTGCCGGCTGCATTTGCGAGATCTTTTTGCGCAGGACTCCCAACGCTTTCACCGCTTCTCTGTGCTTTTCGAAGATGAACTGCTCTTCGACTATTCCAAGAACCGCATGACCGGACAAACCCTGCAACTGCTTCTGCGCCTGGCCGAGGAGACCGGACTGCGTGAGAAAATCGATGCGATGTTCGCCGGCGAGAAGATCAACCGCACCGAGGATCGTGCCGTGCTGCACACGGCCCTGCGCAATCGCGCCGACCGGCCCATTCATGTGGACGGCGAAGACGTGATGCCGGGTATCAAAGCCGTGTTGGAGAAAATGCGCGACTTCTCCCGACAAGTGCGAACCCAGGCGTGGCGCGGCTTCACCGGCAAACCGATCCGCGCGGTGGTCAACATCGGCATCGGCGGATCCGATCTCGGGCCGCTCATGGTGTGCGAGGCCCTCAAACATTACTCCGATCCCGGCCTGGCCGTGCATTTCGTCTCCAACGTCGATGCCACACATTTGGCCGAAACCCTCAGGGGGCTTGATGCCGAGACCACGCTGTTTATCGTCGCTTCAAAAACCTTCACCACTCAGGAAACCCTGGCCAACGCCACTTCGGCGCGTGCCTGGCTGCTTGCCGCCCTGGGCGATGAACAGGCGGTGGCGCGGCATTTCGTCGCCCTCTCCACCAATACCGCCAAGGTCGTGGAGTTCGGTATCGATGCGGAGAACATGTTTGAATTCTGGGACTGGGTCGGGGGGCGTTATTCTCTGTGGTCCGCCATCGGCACATCCATCGCCCTGGCGGTGGGATTTGAACGCTTTGAAGAACTTCTGGAGGGTGCCTTTGCGGTGGATGAGCACTTCCGCTGCGCGCCTTTTGCCGCCAATATTCCGGTGCTCATGGGCCTGCTGGGAATCTGGTACACGGATTTCTTCGGCGCCGAGTCCCATGCCATTCTTCCCTACGAGCAGTACCTGCACCGCTTCCCCGCCTATTTCCAGCAGGGCGACATGGAAAGCAACGGCAAACGTGTGACCCTCGCCGGCGAAACGGTTGATTACGCCACCGGCCCCGTTATCTGGGGTGAGCCCGGCACCAACGGCCAGCACGCCTTTTACCAGTTGATTCATCAGGGCACCCGGCTTATTCCCTGCGATTTTCTTGCCGGGGCGCTCAGTCACAACCCTCTGGGCGAGCATCACCCCATCCTGCTGTCCAACTTCCTGGCCCAGACCGAAGCGCTGATGCGCGGCAAAAGCGCGGCGGAGGTTCGTGAAGAACTGGCTGCGGAGGGCAAATCGCCCGAAGCCATTGAAAGTCTGGTGCCGCACAAGGTGTTTCCCGGTAACCGTCCGAGCAATTCCCTGCTGTACCGCAAGCTTACTCCCCGCACCCTCGGCATGCTTATCGCTCTCTACGAACACAAGGTGTTTGTGCAGGGCGCCATCTGGGACATTAATTCCTTCGATCAATGGGGTGTTGAGCTGGGCAAGCAACTGGCGCGCGCGATTCTACCCGAATTACAGGGAGCGAGCGTCCCCGGCGCGCACGACAGCTCAACCAGCGCCCTGATTGAACTCTGCAAGCAATGGCGGCGTGATGTCTGACAAAGACACTGGGCTTAATTCTCCCCCAAAAAGCGCGGCAGCGTTCTGCGCGCCTTTGTCTTCTGCGCAGCTGCGGGCACAGTATGAGATTCATTGCAGCCGCTGGGAAGAGACGCTGCTGAGCATCTATCGCCGAGTCCGCGCGCTGCTTGAACGCCACGGCTACAATCCGACCATCAAATACCGGCTCAAGCGCTTCGAGAATTTCTACGAAAAGCTCCATCGCGCCGAGCGTGTCGGCAACAGCAGCAATTTGCCCCCCATTTCCGATCTGTTGGGGCTGCGCATCATCTGCCCCTTTCTTGAGGACATCGAGGCTATAGAGCGCTTGATCGCGGATAACTTTCCCATCGTCGAAGTCGAGCGCAAAGGCGCCCAGCACTCCTTTCGCGAGTTCGGCTACGATTCGGTGCACCTGCTCATTCGCCTCGAAGGGCAGGAGCGTCTCCAACTGTCCGGCGCCCGCAACGTCTGCGAAATTCAGTTACGCACCACCTTGCAGGACGCCTGGGCCGAGGTCGAACACGAACTGGTTTACAAGTCGCCCATCGCCTTGCCCAAGGAATCCGTCAAGCGCAAGCTCGCCGCCCTCAATGCCATTCTCACGCTCTCGGATCTGATGTTTCAGGAAATTCGCGATTTTCAAAAAGAGATTCGCAAGCGCGACGAGCTGCGCCGCACCACCCTGGAGATACCCTTGAACGCACCAGGGTGGCTGTGCCCGCGGCAAGGCGCGGATGAAGCGCACGGGGCGGGAGATGATCCTGCGCTGCCCTTGGCCAGCGTTGTCGGCGCCGCCGGGGGGCGTCTGGAAAAAGCCATGCTGAGTGCTCTCGATGCTCACAGCCGAGGCGAGCTGAATCAAGCCATTGGGCTTTACGGCCAGATTCTGGAGATGAAACTCGCCCCCAAGATTCGTGCTCTGGTTTATAACCATCGCGGTATGGCGCGTTTTGTGGTCGGCGACTATCGCCAGGCGTTGCAGGATTTTTCTCAGTCGCTGCGATTCGACGCGGGAAATCCCCGCACCTTTTTCAACCGCGGTCTGTGCAACCGCCTGCTGGGGCGTCTGGAGCAGTCCCTCAAAGATTATGAGCAAGCCGTGAGGCTCGCGCCGGCGGGGCTCGACGGCTACTGGGGGCGTGCCCAGACCTGCTACGAGATGGGGCTGTTGACGCGGGCGCTGGCCGATTGCGAAAAAGCGTTGAGTTTCAAGAGCGATTTCGCTCCCGCCCGCCAACTCGCCCAAGCCATTCGCCAGGATATGTTTTAGAGCGATTGCAACTGTTCGGCCTGCATCGCAGGGTACGGCGGCATCGCGGGGCAAAAACTCGCCTACGGCTCAAACATTTGCCGCAGCACTCAACCGCCGCTCCCCGCGCTACTGTCGGACGCTGCATCTGAATCGTTACGAGAGATTTTCAGTGGGATTTTAGCGTTGCATCGTTGCTTTTATTTTACCCGGATCTCACGCATCCAGGTTATACCGAGAGGAGGGCGAAAATGCCTGATTTATCCACCACCTATATGGGTTTGGCCCTGTCCAACCCCCTGATTGTCGCCAGCAGCAGCCTGACGGGCAGTGTCGACGGGGTCAAGCGCTGCGCGAACGCGGGCGCGGGCGCTGTGGTGCTCAAGTCCCTGTTTGAAGAGCAGATTGAAGCCGAAACCGCCGCCCTGAGCGGTTATGCCGACTATGCCGGGCATACCGAGGCCAGTGAATATCTGCAAGGCTATGGCGCCGAGTTGGGGCCGCAGGAATATCTCCGCTTGGTCGAAGATGCCAAGCGGGCGGTGCCGGTGCCGGTTATCGCCAGCCTCAACTGCCACACGGACAAGGGCTGGGCGGATTATGCCCGCAAGCTTGAAGCAGCCGGTGCCGATGCCCTCGAACTCAACATCGCACTCCTGCCCGCTACCGTTAGTCAACCGGCCAGTGCCGTGGAGGAGCTTTATCTGCGTATTGTCCACGACGTCAAGTCGCGGGTCCGGATTCCCGTGGCGGTTAAAATCGGCCCTTATTTTTCATCCTTGGCGCATTTCGCCAGGAAGCTGTGCAGCGATGTGATGGAAGGCCGCGAATTCAGTGTAGGCTGGTGCGGGCCCGGCAGCACCACGAAAAACACTCGCTGGCGTGGAGCCGATGCCCTGGTGCTGTTCAATCGGTATTATCAGTTCGATATCGATATTGAAAAAATGAGCACAACCGCAGGCAACCCCTACAGCACCTCGGCCGAACTGCACACCCCCCTGCGCTGGATGTCCCTGCTCGCCGGGCGGGTCGACGCTCATCTCGCCGCCACCACGGGTATCCACGACGGCAGGGACGCCGTCAAGCAACTGCTCGCCGGGGCCGATGTGCTGCAACTCTGCTCGACACTCTATAGCAACGGCCTGGGTCGCATCGACGAGATCCTGCGCGAAATCAGCGCCTGGATGCAGGAGCGCGGGTTCGAGCGCTTGGACGATTTTCGCGGTCGTCTCAGCCAAAAGCGCAGCGACCAGCCCGAAGACCATGAACGCCTGCAGTACATCAAGCTTTTTGTCGGCATTGAATAGGCGTTGAGCCTTCCTGTACGGCCAAGGCGCGTTGGCGGTTCTCGTAAGCCGTGCCGGCGATGCTCATCAAGCGTTGCTGGTTGAAAGACGTAAGTCCCCGAAAATAATGGATCAGCTCCTGTTCCCGTGCGTCGATTTCGACGATCATTTGTGCTCCTCCTTGTCTGGATGCGTTGAGCAAGGGCTCAGCAAGACCCGCGCCAGAGAAGAAAAACGGCCTTGAGACAACAAGATAGCCGATGCGGGGCGGCTGGAGATACTTTCCCCCTGGGCGCATCTGTCACCCTGAGACGTCATCGGGCCGGGCGTGTGCGGCCGAGGTGCAGCGCATAGGAGGACGGGGCGCGGCTCAGGAGGGGATTGGGCGGCTGTCGTCGATTGGTTACAGGTAGGTGCGGGCACCCATGAAGGTGCGCTGGAAATAACTGTTGGAAAGGCGCTCCACGCGCACGTGCTGGCCGCTGCGCGGCGCATGGATGAAACGGTCGTCGCCGATGTAGATACCGACGTGGGAGACCTGATTGGGACGATTGGTGGCAAAAAACACCAGATCGCCTTTTTGCAGGCGACTGCGGGGGACGGGGCGGCCGGCGGCGAACTGGTTGGCGGAGACGCGCGGCAGATCCAGGCCGTTGAGGCGATAACACACCAGAGTCAGGCCACTGCAATCAAAACCGCCCTGCGCGGAAGTGCCGCCCCAACGATAGGGCACGCCGATGAACTGGTGGGCGGTGCGCACCAGTTCGGCGCGCAGATCCCCTTGGCCGCTGCGACGAATCTGCGCCGCGGAGTAATCGCTCGGCAGGACGATGAAAAAATCCTCGACCAGTCCCTGGACCTGCATCTGCCGGGCCTGTTCGCGGGCCGCCTGGTAGCTGGCGTGGTTGCCGAAGCGCACCTTGTAGAGACCGTCTTCGAGAAAGTAAAAAGCGTCGATGCCCCGGCGGTTGAGGCCGGCTTCGAGGCGTGCGGCATTGTCGATGGAGGCAAAGGCGCCCACCTGCACGGCATACCCCATCTCATGCAGGGCCTGCGGCACGCCGGTCTGGACCGGGATCAAATCGGCGAGGGCATCGGGTTGCGGCGCGCGCGTACTCGTGCAACCGGTGATGAGCAGGCTCAGCAGCAGCCCCAGGATGCCGAAGGTTCTTAGATACATGATGGATTTTCCGTGTGAATCGCTCGCTGAATTCCAACCTTTCTAGCATCATCCCTGAAAATTCTCAACCACCGCGCTGTTTAAACATCCGTTTCAGCCCCCTCAAAAAAAATGCCGGCCCGTTTCCGGGCCGGCCCACAGGATGTGGAGGCAGAGGTCGTGCGGGGGGATGTCGAGACGTTTAGAAGATGACCTGGGCTTGGAGGCGCAAGATGTTGTCGTCGCGGTTGTCGCGCAGATCGTCCTTGTGGATGGTGTAGTCGGCCTGGATCTTGGCGCGGTGCTTTTTGTAATAATAGCCGGCGGCGATCTGGAACTGGTTCTGGTCGAACTTGGTCAGGGCCTGGGCGTCGGTGGAGTCGACGGCCGAGTAGCGCAGGGCGAGTTCGAAGGTCTCGGGGACGATCTGGTAGCCGGCTTGGAGGTAGTAGCCGTCGGCGTCCCAGTCGGAGGCTCCGTCGGGATCGATGTTGGCGAAGTAGTATTCGGCTGCGGTCGAGAGTCCCATCCACTTGAAGTGGGCATTGAGGGTGGCGGTCCACACATCGACATCGTTGGAATTTGTAAAATTAATTAAATTGCCATCGTCGTCCATACGATAGATGTTGTTCACATTGACACCGTTGGACAACAGGCCACTATTGACGCTGTTTCTGTCCGCAGCACTCAAGGACGTGGTCGCGATGGAGGCGCCGAGGTTGAGCAGGGGCTTGGTTTCGTTGAAGCTCGGTTCGTCCATGGCGAAGCGGCCCAAGGGGTTGATGTCGACGCGCAGGGCCCAGAGGTGGTTGTTCTCGGGATTGGAGCGGTTCTCGCCGTTGCCGTTGAACACCCCGGCCATGTACTCGACCAGGTTGTCGGAAAAGGCGCCCTTGGCCAGGATGCCGCGGTCGCGGCCGAGGTTGAAGAACCCGTCGGCCAGGGAGCGGTCGACGAACATCTGGCTGCCCGAGGAGGTGAGCTGCTGGCGGCTGGTGGGGGCCTTGAACTGACCGGCCTGTAGGCTCAGCTCGTCCATGAACTTGTAGCCGAGCACGGCGTCCTTGAGGGAAGAGCCGCCCCCGCCGCCGAAATCGTGCTGCCACTGGTAATAGAGGTTGGGATTGTAGACGTTACCGCGCATGGAGACGCGCATACGCTGGATGTTGAAGTTGCTGCTGTTTTCGGCACCCGGTTCATCCTTGTCGGTGTAGGTGTAGCGCACCTGCAGGCGGCCGCCGAGGTGGGCGGTGTAATTGCCGTCGCGGCTCTCGACCGTGATACCGCGGCCCGGGCGATAGTAAGCCAAATCGTTTTTCTTGACCGCTTCCTGGTAGTCCTCGGCGGAGATGATGCCTTTGTCTCTGAGAATTTCCTCCAGGGTTTTGGCCTCGGCGGGCAGGCCGAAGCTCAGGGTGGTGGCCGCGATCAGGGCCGCGACAAACGTCTTCTTCATGGGTGGTCCTCCTGTTGACTTGCTGAAATAAAGCCGCTATGCGGCGTCGGCAAAACAGAGCGGATTTAATCCGCCTGATGTTGGGCTGGGGTTAGGGCTCTTTGAGATTTTGATGAGTGTTTCACGTCGCTGCTATTTGTCGTGCATGGTCCAGGGGTCGAGGCCGCAACTGGGGCGATTGCGGCGCAGCAGTCGCGAGAGAAACAGGGCGCAGTCGTCGAAATCCTCGGAGCGACACAGGTCGCGGCATTTGCGCGCATCGAGGGGCAGGGTTGAAAAGGACGCCTTGCAAGTGCATGTCACATCGCACAGGAAGGGGCAGTCAGGGCTTAGGCTTACTTCAAGGGGGGCCGGGTCGTTGAGACTGAGGGCAAGCATTTTTAATCCTCCGAAATTCACTGTTGAACTTGCGCAAGAGTGCCGGAGAGATGTTATGGGATTGTTTGGGAAAAATATGGATTCAGTTTAATTGATCAGAATCTTGAGCTTGCGGTCGAAGGCCGCCTCGAACAAGTCGCTTTTGCTCTCGCCGCCGTAGACTTCCACAGACAGATCCTCGGCGCCGCTCAGGCGGATGCGCAGTTCGCGTGCGTCGAGCCCGCATTCGATGCTTTTAACCATCCGGTTGCGGCGGCGATCAAGGCCGTCGGCCAGGCGCAGAATACCACCCAGACGTTTAATGGTCCGTTGATCCTCCGCCGTGAGGCCCTGAAGATTGTCATGGCTTTTCTTGGGGAGGGCGCGCCGGTGGTAGCGTGCCACGTTGGCGATGATTTCCTGCTCGCGGGGACTGAAGCCGAACAGGCTGGCATGGCGGATGAGATGGTAGCTATGCTTATGGTGGCGGGCGTAGTTGATGAAATAGCCGATGTCGTGCAGCAGGGCGGCGGCTTCGAGCAGGTGGCGGTGGCGCGGCAGCAGATGGAAATCGGGAGCGAGGGCGTCGAAAATGTTCAACGCCAGTTGCGCCACCTGGTCAGCGTGGTCTTCATTGAAATGGCAGGAGCGGGCGAATTTC
Proteins encoded:
- a CDS encoding NfeD family protein, which encodes MKQAKPPLRAAPRRTWTLRILMRYAVLQIPALALLTAGMLLVGHWWDLPAVLPWLIIGGWLLKDVLLFPLVWRSYDPDPQPHGNTLIGCEGEVVRALTPQGMVRVHDELWQARLKDQGDCLPSGRRVLVSAMEGLTLIVDEAPGEKPS
- a CDS encoding helicase C-terminal domain-containing protein, which gives rise to MEQFFTSGAQALMRRAIAEAHGNEVFFLGHTDEARRVVHVEVLARGNAQAVPAILAACSFGDVVIHNHPSGRLQPSAADIDIASHLGGLGVGFYIVDNPVTDLYRVVEAFAAPRRQHLDPARIAAILGTDGVVARTLAGWEERPEQLRMAFAVGEAFNQDQIALIEAGTGTGKSLAYLVPAILWALANEERVVISTNTINLQEQLIRKDIPFLQRATGLEIRAVLVKGRGNYLCLRRTEGAVAEPGLFDDAEGGELQAILTWAQTTRDGSREELSFIPRDTVWDEVRCELDQCARVRCPHYGRCFFHRARRAAAAADLLVVNHALLLSDLALRRQTDNYSAAAVLPPFERIILDEAHHLEDVATQHFSSQITRFTFSRLLGRLQHPRKPDKGLLSRFVAMLARELPDTEDVLYRDLYGRVENLLAGRQALLDEAIATLDEAGRALAADAGREIRSGEEFKVRLIETFTQGALWADLARDIRTLARNSAALAGQLRALLKACGALSEEVADKLLAPLVDLRGCTARLEAVAADLALFTDEDPQSCAWFEVTRRRIGFGEAIVTRLCRSPLEVAESLKEAVYERFRTLVMTSATLAVGDSFAYFRTRTGLDAVAEQRRRELLLPSPFDYSRQTLVAVPTDLPEPGRPGFAEEVRDMVERCVLAADGRTFVLFTAYSLLRRVHGELAPILGARGYQCLRQGEVNRHKLLKQFAADPTSVLFATDSFWEGVDVPGRALEQVIITRLPFRVPTEPVLEARAEAIAARGGDPFMTYTVPQAVIRFKQGFGRLIRHREDRGVVLILDSRVVKKGYGRIFLRSLPEARLLTAPRTEVAAEIAQFFNPVSSIEPAT
- a CDS encoding dihydroorotate dehydrogenase-like protein — encoded protein: MPDLSTTYMGLALSNPLIVASSSLTGSVDGVKRCANAGAGAVVLKSLFEEQIEAETAALSGYADYAGHTEASEYLQGYGAELGPQEYLRLVEDAKRAVPVPVIASLNCHTDKGWADYARKLEAAGADALELNIALLPATVSQPASAVEELYLRIVHDVKSRVRIPVAVKIGPYFSSLAHFARKLCSDVMEGREFSVGWCGPGSTTKNTRWRGADALVLFNRYYQFDIDIEKMSTTAGNPYSTSAELHTPLRWMSLLAGRVDAHLAATTGIHDGRDAVKQLLAGADVLQLCSTLYSNGLGRIDEILREISAWMQERGFERLDDFRGRLSQKRSDQPEDHERLQYIKLFVGIE
- a CDS encoding C40 family peptidase, producing MYLRTFGILGLLLSLLITGCTSTRAPQPDALADLIPVQTGVPQALHEMGYAVQVGAFASIDNAARLEAGLNRRGIDAFYFLEDGLYKVRFGNHASYQAAREQARQMQVQGLVEDFFIVLPSDYSAAQIRRSGQGDLRAELVRTAHQFIGVPYRWGGTSAQGGFDCSGLTLVCYRLNGLDLPRVSANQFAAGRPVPRSRLQKGDLVFFATNRPNQVSHVGIYIGDDRFIHAPRSGQHVRVERLSNSYFQRTFMGARTYL
- a CDS encoding porin, which encodes MKKTFVAALIAATTLSFGLPAEAKTLEEILRDKGIISAEDYQEAVKKNDLAYYRPGRGITVESRDGNYTAHLGGRLQVRYTYTDKDEPGAENSSNFNIQRMRVSMRGNVYNPNLYYQWQHDFGGGGGSSLKDAVLGYKFMDELSLQAGQFKAPTSRQQLTSSGSQMFVDRSLADGFFNLGRDRGILAKGAFSDNLVEYMAGVFNGNGENRSNPENNHLWALRVDINPLGRFAMDEPSFNETKPLLNLGASIATTSLSAADRNSVNSGLLSNGVNVNNIYRMDDDGNLINFTNSNDVDVWTATLNAHFKWMGLSTAAEYYFANIDPDGASDWDADGYYLQAGYQIVPETFELALRYSAVDSTDAQALTKFDQNQFQIAAGYYYKKHRAKIQADYTIHKDDLRDNRDDNILRLQAQVIF
- a CDS encoding RelA/SpoT domain-containing protein, with product MSDKDTGLNSPPKSAAAFCAPLSSAQLRAQYEIHCSRWEETLLSIYRRVRALLERHGYNPTIKYRLKRFENFYEKLHRAERVGNSSNLPPISDLLGLRIICPFLEDIEAIERLIADNFPIVEVERKGAQHSFREFGYDSVHLLIRLEGQERLQLSGARNVCEIQLRTTLQDAWAEVEHELVYKSPIALPKESVKRKLAALNAILTLSDLMFQEIRDFQKEIRKRDELRRTTLEIPLNAPGWLCPRQGADEAHGAGDDPALPLASVVGAAGGRLEKAMLSALDAHSRGELNQAIGLYGQILEMKLAPKIRALVYNHRGMARFVVGDYRQALQDFSQSLRFDAGNPRTFFNRGLCNRLLGRLEQSLKDYEQAVRLAPAGLDGYWGRAQTCYEMGLLTRALADCEKALSFKSDFAPARQLAQAIRQDMF
- the pgi gene encoding glucose-6-phosphate isomerase — its product is MPRPTQLPAWKALSAHYDEVCRLHLRDLFAQDSQRFHRFSVLFEDELLFDYSKNRMTGQTLQLLLRLAEETGLREKIDAMFAGEKINRTEDRAVLHTALRNRADRPIHVDGEDVMPGIKAVLEKMRDFSRQVRTQAWRGFTGKPIRAVVNIGIGGSDLGPLMVCEALKHYSDPGLAVHFVSNVDATHLAETLRGLDAETTLFIVASKTFTTQETLANATSARAWLLAALGDEQAVARHFVALSTNTAKVVEFGIDAENMFEFWDWVGGRYSLWSAIGTSIALAVGFERFEELLEGAFAVDEHFRCAPFAANIPVLMGLLGIWYTDFFGAESHAILPYEQYLHRFPAYFQQGDMESNGKRVTLAGETVDYATGPVIWGEPGTNGQHAFYQLIHQGTRLIPCDFLAGALSHNPLGEHHPILLSNFLAQTEALMRGKSAAEVREELAAEGKSPEAIESLVPHKVFPGNRPSNSLLYRKLTPRTLGMLIALYEHKVFVQGAIWDINSFDQWGVELGKQLARAILPELQGASVPGAHDSSTSALIELCKQWRRDV